The Pseudanabaena galeata CCNP1313 genome includes a region encoding these proteins:
- a CDS encoding photosystem II reaction center protein J, translated as MLQNGRIPLWLVATVAGTGVLVVVGLFFYGSYVGLGSAS; from the coding sequence ATGCTTCAAAATGGACGTATTCCGCTTTGGTTAGTCGCAACTGTTGCTGGTACTGGTGTACTAGTTGTTGTCGGTCTTTTCTTTTATGGTTCCTATGTTGGACTTGGTTCGGCTAGCTAA